The following coding sequences are from one Lolium rigidum isolate FL_2022 chromosome 6, APGP_CSIRO_Lrig_0.1, whole genome shotgun sequence window:
- the LOC124659729 gene encoding protein STRICTOSIDINE SYNTHASE-LIKE 10-like has translation MRRRGGLSSTRLLLLLLGLLAVSLVPPCAAAEIKTRPTEWSFRLLLPSGVTGAESLAFDARGQGPYAGVSDGRVLRWGGSAVGWTTFAHHASYRKLAMCTVPVAPSEQTESLCGRPLGLAFHRKSGDLYIADAYKGLMRVGADGGEAEVLATGAGGVPFNFVNGIDVDQATGDVYFTDSSVNYPRRFNTEIMMNADATGRLLKYDAKTKQVTVLKDGLPYPNGVAVSYDGTYVVVAHTVPCQAHKYYLQGTKAGRYELLADLPGYPDNVRRDGKGGYWVALNQEKARPDATTAPVKHLVGVRLDANGVELEELTAAKGVTLSEVTERNGTLWLGSVELDYIGIVS, from the exons ATGAGGCGCCGCGGCGGCCTCTCGAGcacgcggctcctcctcctcctcctgggccTCCTCGCCGTCTCCCTCGTCCCGCCGTGCGCCGCGGCGGAGATCAAGACCCGCCCCACGGAGTggagcttccgcctcctcctACCCAGCGGCGTGACCGGCGCCGAGAGCCTGGCCTTCGACGCGCGTGGCCAGGGCCCTTACGCCGGCGTCTCGGACGGCCGCGTCCTCAGGTGGGGCGGCAGCGCCGTCGGCTGGACCACCTTCGCGCACCACGCCAGCTACCGGAAGCTGGCCATGTGCACCGTGCCCGTGGCGCCGTCGGAGCAGACGGAGAGCCTGTGCGGGCGCCCGCTCGGGCTCGCCTTCCACCGCAAGTCCGGCGACCTCTACATTGCCGACGCCTACAAGGGGCTCATGAGGgtcggcgccgacggcggcgaggcCGAGGTGCTCGCCACGGGAGCCGGCGGCGTTCCATTTAACTTCGTCAACGGCATCGACGTCGATCAGGCTACCGGTGATGTTTACTTCACCGACAGCAGCGTCAATTACCCGCGAAG GTTCAATACCGAGATCATGATGAACGCGGACGCCACAGGGAGGCTGCTGAAGTACGATGCAAAGACGAAGCAGGTCACCGTCCTAAAGGATGGACTGCCATACCCTAACGGGGTAGCCGTGAGCTACGACGGGACATACGTTGTCGTGGCGCACACCGTGCCGTGCCAGGCGCATAAGTACTATCTGCAAGGAACAAAGGCTGGCCGCTATGAACTACTCGCCGATCTGCCGGGATACCCGGACAACGTGAGGCGTGACGGGAAGGGCGGCTACTGGGTGGCTCTGAACCAGGAGAAGGCGCGCCCGGACGCGACCACGGCTCCGGTGAAGCATCTGGTGGGAGTCCGCCTTGACGCCAACGGCGTGGAGTTGGAGGAGCTCACGGCCGCCAAGGGCGTCACGCTGAGCGAGGTGACTGAGAGGAACGGAACGCTGTGGCTGGGCTCTGTCGAGCTTGACTACATAGGAATAGTTTCATGA